Proteins encoded within one genomic window of Eublepharis macularius isolate TG4126 chromosome 10, MPM_Emac_v1.0, whole genome shotgun sequence:
- the TMEM33 gene encoding transmembrane protein 33, with the protein MADSAQNGPMQGGAGGGAVQFLMSNKLDTAMWLSRIFTVYCSALFVLPLLGLHEAASFYQRALLANALTSALRLHQRLPHFQLSRAFLAQALVEDSCHYLLYSLIFVNSYPVTMSIFPVLLFSLLHAATYTKKVLDARGSNSLLFLRNLLDKLNANQQNILKFIACNEIFLMPATVFMLFSGQGSLLQPFIYYRFLTLRYSSRRNPYCRTLFTELRIVIEHVIMKPSCPVFVRRLCLSSISFISRLAPTVS; encoded by the exons cAATTTCTGATGTCTAATAAACTGGACACAGCAATGTGGCTGTCCCGGATATTCACTGTTTACTGTTCGGCTTTATTTGTCCTGCCTCTTCTAGG GTTGCACGAAGCAGCGAGTTTTTATCAACGTGCCTTGCTGGCAAACGCCCTTACCAGCGCTCTGCGGCTGCACCAGAGGCTGCCGCACTTCCAGCTGAGCAGGGCCTTCCTGGCTCAGGCACTGGTGGAGGACAGCTGCCACTATCTCTTGTATTCCCTCATCTTCGTGAATTCCTACCCAGTGACAA TGAGTATTTTCCCTGTTCTCTTGTTCTCTTTGCTTCACGCTGCCACCTACACGAAGAAGGTCCTGGAT gcGAGAGGTTCAAATAGtcttctttttctacgaaatctCTTGGACAAATTAAATGCTAATCAGCAGAACATCCTCAAATTTATAGCTTGCAATGAAATCTTCCTGATGCCAGCAACTGTGTTCATGCTTTTCAG tGGGCAGGGAAGCTTGCTGCAGCCCTTCATTTACTACAGGTTTCTCACGCTGCGATACTCCTCCCGTAGAAATCCTTATTGTCG GACTCTCTTCACTGAGCTGCGGATTGTCATTGAGCATGTGATCATGAAGCCGTCGTGTCCCGTCTTCGTGCGCCGGCTTTGCCTCAGCAGCATTTCCTTTATCAGCAGACTTGCGCCCACAGTCTCATAG